The sequence AATCGAATTATATAAAATAGTTATATTACATGAAGATAATATCAAAGGGCGATTCCGAGTCCGGCACCATCTTATTATCAATGGACGTCAATCGACGTCCGTTTTTGCATTTAAAATCCTGCTGTTACTGCTATCAGGTGGCACATTTACCGTTCAGACTGTGCTAGTAGTTACTCGCCATTTGTGTAGTCGATGCAATGCCTCATCAAGTATCTCGTCGGATTGCACCAATGCAATACGTACCCGACCCGCACCACCAGACCCGAAACCGCTACCGGGAGTCAGCAGTACACCTGTCGCCTCAAATAATGTTTCAACAAAGTGTAAATCATCGCCTGCAAAGCCAGGTGGCAGCGGTGCCCAGAGAAAGAAAGTGCCTTGCGAGGGGGGAATGTTCCAGCCCAAAGATGCCGCACCATCAACAAATCGACGCATACGCGCAGCATAAATTATACTATTGCGTGCTGCTATGGTTTCCAGCTCATCGAGCATCTCTGCCGCCACGCACTGTAGCGGCAGAAAAGTACCGAAGTCAGTGTTGAATTTTGCGGCGCGGATCTTTTCTACCAGTTGCGGTGCCCCTGCAGCGAAGCCGATGCGCCAGCCCGCAATACCACATGATTTGCTCAGGCTATGCAGCTCCAGCACACGTGACAATGCCCCCGGTTCCGGTAAAGCGGCACCGCCCAACGTGCCGTTACTCTGTAATTCAAAACTAATCTCGGCGTAGGCCCGGTCAATCACCACCCAAAGATCGTGGCGCTGGGCAAAATCCAGCACTTCTCGCAGCTTACCTGGCGACAGTTCCACACCAGTAGGATTATTTGGCGAGCAGATCACCAGCACTCGCGCGCCTGCTAATTGTTCAGCACGCAGAGATCCCAGTTGGGGTTGTCCCCGTTCATCACAAGTGAATAATTCTACGCGCGCACCTATCAACCGGGCACAGCTTTGGTAGACGGCGTAGGATGGATCAGCCATAAGCACCGTCTCGCCGGGGGTCAGGCAAGCTAACAGGCTGTAAAATATGCCTTCTTTGGAGCCGAGCAGATCAACAACATGGCGCTCTGGATCGAGTAAAACAGGTGCATCAGACGGTAAAAATCGACGCTGATAATAGGCAGCGAAGCGTTGCCGCAAATGACGGTTGATATCGGGACGGAACTCGCCATAACCGTGTAGATCGTCGCGGCTAACAAAGTGTTGCAGGCGCTGACGCCATCGCAGGTCCGGGGCTAAATCGGGATTACCGATGGATAAATCCAGCAGGGCTGAGCCAGCGAAATCAGGCATATCTGGCCGGGGGTGGTGGCGCTCAACCATTGTTTTAAGTCGGATAAAAACATCATTCGGCGTGGGATCGGTCATCGATTTCATAGCTGCAGCTCTCAGTTCAACGAATGGGTTTTTCAAACGTTACGACGGCGAGTTCAGCCGGTTCTTCGCGT comes from Yersinia mollaretii ATCC 43969 and encodes:
- a CDS encoding pyridoxal phosphate-dependent aminotransferase; translated protein: MKSMTDPTPNDVFIRLKTMVERHHPRPDMPDFAGSALLDLSIGNPDLAPDLRWRQRLQHFVSRDDLHGYGEFRPDINRHLRQRFAAYYQRRFLPSDAPVLLDPERHVVDLLGSKEGIFYSLLACLTPGETVLMADPSYAVYQSCARLIGARVELFTCDERGQPQLGSLRAEQLAGARVLVICSPNNPTGVELSPGKLREVLDFAQRHDLWVVIDRAYAEISFELQSNGTLGGAALPEPGALSRVLELHSLSKSCGIAGWRIGFAAGAPQLVEKIRAAKFNTDFGTFLPLQCVAAEMLDELETIAARNSIIYAARMRRFVDGAASLGWNIPPSQGTFFLWAPLPPGFAGDDLHFVETLFEATGVLLTPGSGFGSGGAGRVRIALVQSDEILDEALHRLHKWRVTTSTV